Proteins from a genomic interval of Stenotrophomonas maltophilia:
- a CDS encoding TonB-dependent receptor, which yields MNISPLVLGISLALISLHGNASAQDAPVQNKDSADAATLDAVVVTGAARTQRRFDASFAVNSLSREDVQKLAPKSYADLLGSVPGIHVEATGGEVQNITRLRGIPTDRGFIAFQQDGLPLYQELDGHFFNSGDGMNRFDVMNQRVEIVRGGPAPIYASSGGAIVNNILAEGSEETHGKAQLTVGDTGLYRGEMYQSGALGKDTFYAVGGFLRQHDGYRDNGFPNDKGGQIRGNIKHYFDDTSWFKVSGTFVDDHNTFYLPIPVADPRNPSVPLDPYIDYFDGTLNSPSLRNVNLKYLDGGGVLQGMNRDLADGRHMRFGNIGFQYENTASDWTISLKTGYTKGRNTFDALYSTTNPVDARTFANGYLGAARTAFGAGVARMGYALAGSNGASAYDPYADSGLVISAQYRAADSDFYSGQADFSATRLFETAWGSHDLNIGAYTAFFGTTAFSLYQDMLMEMRGKPRLLDLVAYGNDGTPLGYVTDKGTLRYTTTLNRGKVDARMFAVYANDTWALTDRFKLDAGIRHERYRYEGYAEQTAQVDLGDRNTLADNTTRRFTGVVQNHRLDPSATNWTVGANFDFTPSVGAYARVSHMEIVPNSSVARSIDPTIVQTQLDQYELGLKAGFGRSYLYLTAFYTKFDPLNASFVAFNPTTGRNDQSVPFIGTAVSKGIELDGLFRPLDWFSIAGSITVSDPQYDSLQNDSGADPAAVNGKQIVREPKLYGNLRPTFSFQHGQDQFETWLRYDVVGKSYVDLFNQTALPAYQTLGLGISWKRGNWGAQLVGDNLTNEKGLTEGNTRTDALAGQGSAEAIYGRPLFGRNVRLMVSRSW from the coding sequence ATGAACATCAGCCCCCTGGTCCTGGGAATCTCCCTGGCCTTGATATCCCTGCACGGCAATGCTTCTGCGCAGGACGCCCCGGTCCAGAACAAGGACAGCGCCGACGCCGCAACGCTGGATGCGGTGGTGGTCACCGGTGCAGCACGCACCCAGCGTCGTTTCGATGCGTCCTTCGCGGTCAATTCACTCAGCCGCGAAGATGTGCAGAAGCTCGCACCGAAAAGCTACGCCGACCTGCTCGGGTCCGTGCCCGGCATCCATGTCGAGGCCACCGGAGGCGAGGTGCAGAACATCACCCGGCTGCGCGGCATTCCCACCGATCGTGGCTTCATCGCCTTCCAGCAGGACGGCCTGCCGCTCTACCAGGAGCTGGATGGCCACTTCTTCAACTCCGGCGACGGCATGAACCGGTTCGACGTGATGAACCAGCGGGTGGAGATCGTACGTGGTGGCCCGGCGCCGATCTATGCAAGCAGTGGCGGCGCCATCGTCAACAACATCCTGGCCGAGGGCTCGGAAGAGACCCACGGCAAGGCCCAGCTGACCGTCGGTGACACCGGGCTGTACCGCGGCGAGATGTACCAGTCCGGCGCCCTCGGCAAGGACACCTTCTATGCCGTCGGTGGATTCCTGCGCCAGCACGATGGCTACCGCGACAATGGCTTCCCGAACGACAAGGGCGGGCAGATCAGGGGCAACATCAAGCACTACTTCGATGACACCAGCTGGTTCAAGGTCAGCGGTACCTTCGTCGATGACCACAATACGTTCTACCTGCCGATCCCGGTCGCCGATCCGCGCAATCCCAGCGTTCCGCTGGACCCGTACATCGACTACTTCGACGGTACGCTGAACTCGCCGTCGCTGCGCAATGTCAACCTGAAGTACCTCGATGGCGGCGGCGTCCTGCAGGGCATGAACCGCGACCTGGCTGATGGCCGGCACATGCGCTTCGGCAACATCGGCTTCCAGTACGAGAATACCGCCAGCGACTGGACGATCTCGCTGAAAACCGGCTACACCAAGGGTCGCAACACCTTCGACGCACTGTACTCGACCACCAACCCGGTCGACGCACGCACCTTCGCCAACGGCTATCTGGGCGCGGCCCGTACCGCCTTCGGTGCCGGCGTCGCGCGGATGGGCTACGCCCTGGCCGGCAGCAACGGCGCGAGCGCCTACGATCCCTATGCCGACTCCGGCCTGGTGATCTCGGCCCAGTACCGGGCCGCAGATTCGGACTTCTACTCCGGCCAGGCCGACTTCAGTGCGACGCGGTTGTTTGAGACGGCCTGGGGCAGCCACGATCTGAACATCGGCGCATATACGGCCTTCTTCGGCACCACGGCCTTCAGCCTGTACCAGGACATGCTGATGGAGATGCGCGGCAAGCCACGCCTGCTGGATCTGGTGGCCTACGGCAACGATGGCACCCCGCTGGGCTATGTGACCGACAAGGGCACGCTGCGTTACACCACCACCCTGAATCGCGGCAAGGTCGATGCCCGCATGTTCGCGGTGTATGCCAATGACACGTGGGCACTGACGGACCGCTTCAAGCTCGACGCTGGTATCCGCCATGAACGCTATCGCTATGAAGGCTACGCAGAGCAGACCGCCCAGGTCGACCTCGGCGACCGCAACACACTGGCCGACAACACCACGCGCCGGTTCACCGGCGTGGTCCAGAACCATCGCCTGGATCCGTCCGCGACCAATTGGACCGTGGGTGCGAACTTCGATTTCACCCCTTCGGTGGGTGCTTACGCCCGCGTCTCCCACATGGAGATCGTTCCCAACTCGTCAGTGGCACGCTCGATCGATCCCACCATCGTGCAGACCCAGCTGGACCAGTACGAGCTTGGCCTGAAGGCCGGATTCGGCCGGTCCTACCTGTACCTGACAGCGTTCTACACGAAGTTCGATCCGCTCAACGCCTCGTTCGTGGCCTTCAACCCGACAACCGGCCGCAATGACCAGTCGGTGCCGTTCATCGGTACCGCCGTCTCCAAGGGCATCGAACTGGATGGGCTGTTCCGGCCGCTGGACTGGTTCAGCATCGCCGGCTCGATCACGGTCAGCGATCCGCAGTACGACAGCCTGCAGAACGATTCCGGCGCCGATCCGGCTGCCGTCAACGGCAAGCAGATCGTTCGCGAGCCCAAGCTCTACGGCAACCTCCGCCCGACCTTCAGTTTCCAGCATGGCCAGGACCAGTTCGAGACCTGGCTGCGTTATGACGTGGTCGGCAAATCATATGTTGATCTGTTCAACCAGACAGCGCTGCCCGCCTACCAGACCCTCGGCCTGGGCATTTCATGGAAGCGTGGCAACTGGGGCGCACAGCTGGTGGGCGACAACCTCACCAATGAAAAGGGACTCACCGAAGGCAACACCCGCACCGATGCCCTCGCCGGACAGGGTTCGGCCGAGGCCATCTATGGACGGCCGCTGTTCGGCCGCAACGTCCGCCTGATGGTCAGCAGGAGCTGGTGA
- a CDS encoding MFS transporter: MNTQPSPRHLYAAGHFARTLVWSFVDLVLGYYLHARLGLPAAHTGLLLAISLAYSSLLDLLLAAVFTRLRNQQRLALRLQLIGGLGTAASACLLFSPHSAAGPTFLPLLVASLLFRTCYAVYDVAQNALTSLLPRDEDEAMRYVSTRAVVVPISKLCIAAALFSVVGPPASQGSGNALLICMIIGVLIAAAALPLACVATPPRPSATGMSAAVALPLPALLPVLLAAAAETALVGLAGRLFPFAEHGAALTFAMVAGMVVAPWLCLRLRSRLHSETGMLALMSVLAVAAVGGYLAIPSTPVAIACAAIHGTAVASVGLVLWRRTALIAHRHAAHSGRDDDLSCFALLTGTMKLSIAASSLLLGEVLPGIQAGDPGTAATLVSLVAIGSLLSLAALAWPIPPARTEGLRP; this comes from the coding sequence TTGAACACGCAGCCCTCGCCACGGCACCTCTATGCCGCCGGCCACTTTGCCCGCACCCTGGTCTGGTCGTTCGTGGATCTGGTGCTGGGCTACTACCTGCACGCCCGCCTGGGGCTGCCGGCGGCCCACACCGGCCTGCTGCTGGCCATTTCATTGGCCTACAGCAGCCTGCTCGATCTGCTGCTGGCCGCCGTGTTCACCCGCCTGCGCAACCAGCAGCGCCTCGCCCTGCGCCTGCAGCTCATCGGCGGGCTCGGCACGGCCGCCAGCGCCTGCCTGCTATTCAGCCCGCACAGCGCAGCCGGGCCCACCTTCCTGCCATTGCTGGTCGCATCGTTGCTGTTCCGTACCTGCTATGCGGTCTACGACGTGGCGCAGAACGCACTGACTTCGTTGCTGCCCCGTGACGAGGACGAGGCCATGCGCTATGTCTCCACGCGCGCCGTGGTGGTGCCCATTTCCAAGCTGTGCATTGCCGCGGCGCTGTTCAGCGTGGTCGGTCCTCCTGCGTCCCAGGGCAGTGGCAACGCGTTGTTGATCTGCATGATCATCGGCGTGCTGATCGCGGCCGCTGCGCTTCCCCTGGCCTGCGTCGCAACACCGCCACGGCCCTCCGCAACCGGGATGTCCGCTGCTGTTGCCCTGCCCCTGCCGGCACTGCTGCCGGTTCTGCTGGCCGCAGCGGCGGAGACTGCACTGGTGGGTCTGGCCGGGCGCCTGTTCCCTTTCGCTGAACACGGGGCAGCACTGACCTTCGCGATGGTGGCGGGCATGGTGGTTGCCCCCTGGCTCTGCCTGCGCCTGCGTTCAAGGCTGCACAGCGAGACCGGGATGCTCGCGCTGATGTCGGTGCTGGCCGTCGCCGCCGTTGGCGGGTATCTGGCCATCCCCTCCACGCCTGTAGCGATTGCATGTGCCGCCATCCATGGGACGGCAGTGGCCAGCGTCGGCCTGGTACTGTGGCGACGCACCGCGCTGATCGCCCATCGCCATGCCGCCCATAGCGGACGCGACGATGACCTCAGCTGTTTTGCACTGCTTACCGGAACCATGAAGCTATCCATCGCGGCCTCTTCCTTGCTGCTGGGCGAAGTGCTGCCCGGTATACAGGCGGGCGATCCGGGCACCGCGGCCACCCTGGTCTCGCTGGTCGCCATCGGCAGCCTGCTTTCGCTGGCCGCATTGGCCTGGCCCATCCCGCCAGCACGTACCGAGGGCCTGCGCCCGTGA
- a CDS encoding ROK family protein yields MNLAPTSRLRRKPLIALDADHKRIIWLLRTMGAVPRITIAHQLGMHNGALTRLARELLMLEVIEEQGQLSDGQRGRPSVPLALSGRGGYAAGATVHPGWLEIALVDFAGQVIARDATAFDSADPHDFVHCVDQRLRSLTSSTGLMRARFLGLGVAVPGPVVETGPARRHAVDWLHGWRDIDNDQFFEDYFGFPAWVENDATLAALAEYYDSGLIRDCTSALLLYVGHGVGGGVIHRRDVMRGEFGNAGDIGRLFRMDAPRPSGIDLLATLREAGAGIPSLFELEACLESHTGIISAWAERAGNQLGAAANTGVAWLDPGAVILSGSLPRQVLEALGQHLQQPARWSSALDSLRLPQVHVSRLGGSAVSVGAALLPIHQLGADASV; encoded by the coding sequence GTGAACCTCGCCCCGACATCGCGGCTGCGCCGCAAGCCGCTGATCGCGCTGGATGCCGACCACAAGCGCATCATCTGGCTGTTGCGCACGATGGGCGCCGTTCCCCGCATCACCATCGCCCACCAGCTGGGCATGCACAACGGCGCGTTGACCCGCCTGGCGCGTGAACTGCTGATGCTGGAAGTGATCGAGGAACAGGGACAACTGTCCGATGGCCAGCGTGGCCGTCCGTCGGTGCCACTGGCGCTGTCCGGTCGGGGCGGCTATGCCGCCGGTGCCACGGTGCATCCTGGTTGGCTGGAGATCGCACTGGTGGACTTCGCCGGCCAGGTCATCGCCCGTGATGCCACCGCGTTCGACAGCGCAGATCCCCACGATTTCGTCCATTGCGTGGACCAGCGCCTGCGCAGCCTCACCAGCAGCACCGGGCTCATGCGCGCCCGTTTCCTCGGCCTCGGCGTGGCGGTCCCCGGGCCCGTGGTCGAAACCGGCCCGGCACGCCGGCACGCGGTGGACTGGCTGCATGGCTGGCGCGATATCGACAACGACCAGTTCTTTGAAGACTACTTTGGCTTTCCGGCCTGGGTGGAGAACGATGCAACCCTGGCGGCGCTGGCGGAGTACTACGACAGCGGGCTGATCCGCGACTGCACTTCGGCGCTGCTGCTGTATGTCGGCCATGGCGTGGGCGGTGGCGTGATCCATCGGCGTGATGTGATGCGCGGTGAATTCGGCAATGCCGGCGACATCGGCCGCCTGTTCCGCATGGACGCGCCGCGCCCCTCGGGCATCGACCTGCTGGCCACGTTGCGCGAGGCGGGCGCTGGAATTCCATCGCTGTTCGAGCTGGAGGCCTGCCTGGAAAGCCATACCGGCATCATCAGCGCCTGGGCCGAACGCGCGGGCAACCAGCTGGGCGCAGCGGCCAATACCGGCGTCGCCTGGCTCGATCCCGGCGCCGTGATCCTGTCCGGTTCACTGCCCCGCCAGGTACTGGAGGCCCTTGGGCAACACCTGCAGCAGCCAGCACGCTGGAGCAGTGCGCTGGACAGCCTGCGCCTGCCGCAGGTGCATGTGTCCCGGCTGGGAGGATCCGCAGTATCGGTGGGCGCGGCGCTGCTGCCGATCCACCAGCTGGGCGCCGATGCCAGCGTTTAA
- the aceE gene encoding pyruvate dehydrogenase (acetyl-transferring), homodimeric type: protein MNQALIPFDTDPLETQEWRESLEAVMQAGGRPRAHYLIDQLSDLDAQQHGDLHTRAWTAYVNTIPPERQPAYPGDLAIERRLNAMIRWNAMVMVLRAGKHSNVGGHIATYQSAAVLYDVGFDHFFRGRTDTFDGDMIYIQGHSAPGIYGRAYVEGRIDPARMDNFRREAGREGLSSYPHPRLMPEFWQFPTVSMGLGPLTAAYQARYMRYLEYRGLKEHQGRRVWAFLGDGEMDQPESLAAISLAGRERLDNIVFVVNCNLQRLDGPVRGNAKVIQELEGTFRAAGWNVIKLIWGSGWDDLLARDHSGLLRQRMMECVDGDYQTFKSQSGAYVREHFFGRYPELLELVAHMSDDDIWALARGGHDPQKVFAAYQQAVNTSGRPTVILAKTVKGFGMGEAGEGQNINHQLKKMSADAVRAFRDRFNLPVSDDQLEEMPYLRPEPGSAEAAYFAERRRIQGGQLPARLAKVDPLPLPPLSIFNTQLQGSGDRGQSTTMGFVRILTSLLKDPELGKLVIPIVPDESRTFGMEGLFRQIGIHSYLGQLYTPQDAGQLSYYKEAKDGQILQEGINESGAICSWIAAGTAYSNHGLATIPFYIFYSMFGLQRVGDLAWAAADARTRGFLLGATSGRTTLMGEGLQHDDGHSHVLSSVIPSCVSYDPTYNYELAVIIHDGLRRMYVDQEDIYYYITVLNENYPQPALPEGAETGILKGLYLLHPAAADAASQPRVQLMGAGSILREVEAAAELLQQDFCIASDVWSATSLTELRRDGLAAERWNLLHPAEQPRVPYVQQCLQGHEGPVVVATDYMKIVGDQIRPFINDRRFTALGTDGFGRSDTRESLRTFFEVDRHFIVLAALKTLADEGRIERSRMQEAIARYGIDTGKRDPAAV from the coding sequence ATGAACCAAGCCCTCATTCCCTTCGATACCGATCCACTGGAAACCCAGGAATGGCGTGAATCGCTGGAGGCGGTGATGCAGGCCGGCGGCCGGCCGCGCGCGCACTACCTGATCGACCAGCTGAGCGATCTGGACGCGCAGCAGCACGGCGACCTGCATACCCGTGCCTGGACCGCCTACGTCAACACCATCCCGCCCGAGCGCCAGCCGGCCTACCCGGGCGACCTGGCCATCGAGCGCCGCCTGAACGCGATGATCCGCTGGAACGCGATGGTGATGGTGCTGCGTGCCGGCAAGCATTCCAACGTCGGCGGCCACATCGCTACCTACCAGTCGGCAGCGGTGCTGTACGACGTGGGCTTCGATCACTTCTTCCGTGGCCGCACCGACACCTTCGACGGCGACATGATCTACATCCAGGGCCATTCGGCGCCGGGCATCTATGGCCGCGCCTACGTGGAAGGCCGCATCGATCCGGCACGGATGGACAACTTCCGCCGCGAAGCCGGCCGCGAAGGCCTGTCCTCGTATCCGCACCCACGCCTGATGCCGGAGTTCTGGCAGTTCCCCACCGTGTCGATGGGGCTGGGCCCGCTGACCGCCGCCTACCAGGCGCGCTATATGCGTTACCTGGAATACCGCGGCCTGAAAGAGCACCAGGGCCGCAGGGTCTGGGCCTTCCTCGGCGACGGCGAAATGGATCAGCCCGAATCGCTGGCGGCAATTTCCCTGGCCGGCCGCGAGCGGCTGGACAACATCGTGTTCGTGGTCAACTGCAACCTGCAGCGCCTGGACGGTCCGGTACGCGGCAACGCCAAGGTCATCCAGGAACTGGAAGGCACCTTCCGCGCGGCCGGCTGGAACGTGATCAAGCTGATCTGGGGCAGCGGCTGGGACGACCTGCTGGCCCGCGACCACAGCGGCCTGCTGCGCCAGCGCATGATGGAGTGCGTGGACGGCGACTACCAGACCTTCAAGTCGCAGAGCGGCGCCTACGTGCGCGAACACTTCTTCGGTCGCTACCCCGAGCTGCTGGAGCTGGTCGCGCACATGAGCGACGACGATATCTGGGCGCTGGCGCGTGGTGGCCATGATCCACAGAAGGTCTTCGCCGCCTACCAGCAGGCAGTGAACACCAGCGGCCGGCCCACCGTGATCCTGGCCAAGACGGTCAAGGGTTTCGGCATGGGCGAAGCCGGCGAAGGCCAGAACATCAACCACCAGCTGAAGAAGATGAGCGCCGACGCGGTGCGTGCCTTCCGTGACCGCTTCAACCTGCCGGTCAGCGACGACCAGCTGGAGGAGATGCCCTACCTGCGCCCGGAACCGGGCAGCGCCGAGGCGGCCTACTTCGCCGAGCGCCGCCGCATCCAGGGTGGGCAGTTGCCAGCGCGCCTGGCCAAGGTCGATCCCCTGCCGCTGCCACCACTGTCGATCTTCAACACCCAGCTGCAGGGCAGTGGCGATCGCGGCCAGTCCACCACCATGGGCTTCGTGCGCATCCTCACCAGCCTGTTGAAGGACCCGGAACTGGGCAAGCTGGTGATTCCGATCGTGCCCGATGAATCGCGCACCTTCGGCATGGAAGGCCTGTTCCGCCAGATCGGCATCCACTCCTACCTGGGCCAGCTGTACACCCCGCAGGACGCCGGCCAGCTGAGCTATTACAAGGAAGCCAAGGACGGCCAGATCCTGCAGGAAGGCATCAATGAATCCGGTGCGATCTGTTCGTGGATCGCCGCCGGCACCGCCTACAGCAACCACGGCCTGGCGACGATTCCGTTCTACATCTTCTATTCGATGTTCGGCCTGCAGCGCGTCGGTGACCTGGCCTGGGCCGCTGCCGATGCGCGTACCCGCGGCTTCCTGCTCGGTGCCACGTCGGGCCGCACCACGCTGATGGGCGAAGGCCTGCAGCACGATGACGGCCACAGCCACGTGCTGTCGTCGGTGATTCCCAGCTGCGTGTCCTACGACCCGACCTACAACTACGAGCTGGCGGTGATCATCCATGACGGCCTGCGCCGCATGTATGTCGACCAGGAAGACATCTACTACTACATCACCGTACTCAACGAGAACTACCCGCAGCCGGCACTGCCCGAAGGCGCCGAGACCGGCATCCTGAAGGGCCTCTACCTGCTGCACCCGGCAGCCGCCGATGCCGCCTCGCAGCCACGCGTGCAGCTGATGGGCGCCGGCTCGATCCTGCGCGAAGTGGAAGCCGCGGCAGAACTGCTGCAGCAGGACTTCTGCATCGCCAGCGATGTGTGGAGCGCGACCAGCCTGACCGAACTGCGCCGCGATGGCCTGGCCGCCGAACGCTGGAACCTGTTGCATCCGGCCGAGCAGCCGCGCGTACCCTACGTGCAGCAGTGCCTGCAGGGCCATGAAGGCCCGGTGGTGGTGGCCACCGACTACATGAAGATCGTCGGCGACCAGATCCGCCCCTTCATCAACGACCGCCGCTTCACCGCACTCGGCACCGATGGCTTCGGCCGTTCCGACACGCGTGAATCGCTGCGCACGTTCTTCGAAGTGGACCGTCATTTCATCGTGCTGGCAGCGTTGAAGACGCTGGCCGATGAAGGTCGCATCGAGCGTTCGCGGATGCAGGAGGCCATCGCCAGGTACGGCATCGACACCGGCAAGCGCGATCCGGCTGCGGTGTAA
- a CDS encoding LuxR family transcriptional regulator: MKLLSAVLLSVLSLSAVPALAVEASPSPLLGRWSLDIATSALPEAQRPKHVVLEFKDAGAGRWSSHVDIVLHDGKTMKSDGTLALDGTPGPLSGTYGADKANLKLPAPNTLVMQLVDHGTPASTRIYTVAADRTTMTETKAFYSHDGTPILQTNLFKRIP; this comes from the coding sequence ATGAAACTGTTGTCCGCTGTGTTGTTGTCTGTGCTTTCGCTCTCCGCCGTTCCGGCGCTGGCAGTGGAAGCTTCGCCCTCACCGCTGCTGGGGCGCTGGTCGCTGGATATCGCCACGTCTGCGCTACCCGAAGCGCAGCGCCCAAAGCACGTGGTGCTGGAGTTCAAGGACGCCGGTGCGGGTCGTTGGAGTTCACACGTGGACATCGTCCTGCACGACGGCAAGACCATGAAGTCCGACGGCACGCTGGCGCTGGACGGCACGCCGGGGCCCTTGTCCGGCACCTACGGCGCGGACAAGGCCAACCTGAAACTGCCGGCGCCGAACACCCTGGTGATGCAGTTGGTGGACCATGGCACGCCAGCGTCCACCCGCATCTACACCGTAGCGGCCGACCGCACGACGATGACCGAGACCAAGGCGTTCTACAGCCATGACGGTACACCGATCCTGCAGACCAACCTGTTCAAGCGGATACCCTAG
- a CDS encoding FecR family protein, which yields MNRNSSPVADDTIACEAMDWFLRNREGPLDEAGRVAFLEWMKRSPEHVRAYMRALALHRQVGEALQSPLADEAAVPPRQIAAKVVPLFGSVHAPPRAVPRRGRARWWVAAAAACIALLGVGLVPQVAPTEQLYSAGQGELRDLVLPDQTQVRLNADSRLRVRMGWFSRKVELLQGEATFDIARDRRPFEVQVNGLEIRDIGTVFDVSRRLQSTRIGVVSGEVEVWSQGADARRLAQLGEGRVVQVDARSHAVESLDLPLSMLLDWQQRKVSFLDERLDEVAAAFNRHNQVQVRVLDEGAASARLSGSLDAHRIGALQAFLERDPRFVVKREGDTVRVGSR from the coding sequence ATGAACCGGAATTCATCGCCCGTGGCCGACGACACGATCGCCTGCGAGGCCATGGACTGGTTCCTGCGCAATCGCGAGGGGCCGTTGGATGAGGCCGGGCGCGTCGCGTTCCTGGAGTGGATGAAGCGCTCGCCGGAGCATGTGCGCGCCTACATGCGCGCCCTCGCGCTTCACCGGCAGGTCGGTGAGGCGCTGCAATCGCCGTTGGCTGACGAGGCGGCGGTTCCACCGCGGCAGATCGCCGCCAAGGTGGTGCCGCTGTTCGGTAGCGTGCACGCGCCGCCGCGCGCTGTGCCGCGTCGCGGTCGTGCGCGCTGGTGGGTGGCGGCTGCCGCAGCCTGTATCGCCCTGCTCGGCGTGGGCCTGGTTCCGCAGGTGGCGCCCACCGAGCAGCTTTACAGTGCCGGACAGGGTGAACTTCGCGACCTGGTGCTGCCCGACCAGACCCAGGTGCGGCTCAACGCGGACAGCCGCCTGCGGGTACGCATGGGCTGGTTCAGCCGCAAGGTGGAGCTGCTGCAGGGTGAGGCCACGTTCGACATCGCCCGCGACCGCCGTCCGTTCGAGGTGCAGGTGAACGGCCTGGAGATCCGGGACATCGGCACGGTATTCGATGTGTCGCGACGGCTGCAGAGCACGCGCATCGGCGTGGTCTCCGGCGAGGTGGAGGTATGGAGCCAGGGTGCGGACGCCCGGCGTCTTGCGCAACTGGGCGAAGGCCGGGTGGTGCAGGTCGACGCGCGCAGCCATGCGGTCGAGTCATTGGACCTGCCATTGTCGATGCTGCTGGATTGGCAGCAGCGCAAAGTGTCCTTCCTCGACGAGCGGCTGGACGAGGTGGCCGCTGCCTTCAACCGGCACAACCAGGTGCAGGTGCGCGTGCTGGACGAAGGCGCGGCATCGGCACGGTTGTCGGGCAGTCTCGATGCGCATCGCATCGGTGCGCTGCAGGCCTTCCTCGAACGCGACCCGCGTTTCGTGGTGAAGCGCGAAGGCGACACCGTGCGGGTTGGCAGTCGCTGA
- a CDS encoding RNA polymerase sigma factor: protein MNSVRIWEKSYELRRRLLRGFFLRRGSASEDAEDLAQEVYLRLLRSTGEDADAVENPEAYLFTVAANLAREHARARSSLPPLEDVDLLAEVLKSEEDIEGEFERAQRWNDIRSTIARLPATTRRVMELHYRDGLDCPGISQQLQVSVHMVRKHIGKGLEACRKALGARELT, encoded by the coding sequence GTGAACAGCGTGAGGATCTGGGAGAAGAGCTACGAACTGCGGCGCCGGCTGCTGCGTGGCTTCTTCCTGCGTCGCGGTTCGGCCAGCGAGGATGCCGAAGACCTGGCGCAGGAGGTCTATCTTCGCCTGCTGCGCAGCACCGGCGAAGATGCCGATGCGGTCGAGAACCCGGAAGCCTACCTGTTCACCGTGGCGGCCAACCTGGCGCGCGAGCACGCGCGCGCGCGGTCGTCGCTGCCGCCGCTGGAAGACGTCGACCTGCTGGCCGAAGTGCTGAAAAGCGAAGAAGACATCGAAGGCGAATTCGAGCGTGCGCAGCGCTGGAACGATATCCGCAGCACCATCGCACGACTGCCGGCAACCACGCGGCGGGTGATGGAGCTGCACTACCGCGACGGGCTGGACTGCCCGGGAATCAGCCAGCAGCTGCAGGTGTCGGTGCACATGGTGCGCAAGCACATCGGCAAGGGTCTGGAGGCCTGCAGGAAGGCGCTGGGCGCCAGGGAGCTCACATGA